In Bacillota bacterium, one genomic interval encodes:
- the hisS gene encoding histidine--tRNA ligase gives MKINVNPVKGMRDFLPAEVRLREYVKSKITETYEQQGFSLIETPAVENIELLTNSEGGDNLQLIFKILKRGEQLQLGRADLSEESIVDCGLRYDLTLPLSRFYACNKDKLPTPFKAMQIGTVYRAERPQKGRYRAFTQCDIDIIGDASPLAECELIHATAKALQSVHLQDFVVKISDRRLLAAVIASFGFAPEAVPSICLALDKSDKIGWDKVLQELCEGGLEAEQVEQFVSAVRGLSLETVLSYGVPASIYDSLKEVIDTVAKLADGKYQVIFSPTLVRGMGYYTGMVFEIATEGLGLAVAGGGRYDAMIGKWLGTMVPAVGFSIGFERIILLLQERGFVPPSSCARIALLFSQEHDSLYSILAAAEALREAGHKVSTLPARHKLGKQLAQLEAEGYSGYYSCVKGELILFP, from the coding sequence ATGAAGATTAACGTGAATCCAGTCAAGGGTATGCGCGATTTTCTGCCCGCGGAGGTCAGGCTGCGCGAATATGTGAAAAGTAAAATTACAGAGACCTATGAGCAGCAGGGCTTTTCGCTTATCGAAACGCCAGCGGTAGAAAACATTGAGCTTTTGACGAATAGCGAGGGTGGCGACAATTTACAGCTGATCTTTAAGATACTTAAGCGGGGCGAGCAGCTTCAACTTGGGCGGGCAGATCTCAGTGAGGAGTCGATAGTGGATTGCGGCTTGCGGTATGACCTGACGCTGCCTCTCTCCCGTTTTTACGCCTGTAACAAAGATAAGTTGCCAACTCCCTTTAAGGCGATGCAGATCGGCACCGTCTACCGCGCCGAGCGCCCGCAGAAGGGTCGGTATCGCGCCTTTACTCAGTGCGATATCGACATAATTGGTGATGCCTCGCCCTTAGCGGAATGCGAGCTGATACATGCGACGGCTAAGGCACTGCAGTCCGTACACCTGCAAGACTTCGTCGTTAAGATAAGCGATAGGCGCCTTTTGGCAGCGGTTATTGCCAGCTTTGGCTTTGCTCCGGAAGCGGTACCTTCTATTTGTCTAGCACTCGACAAGAGCGACAAAATCGGCTGGGATAAAGTCCTGCAGGAGCTTTGTGAGGGGGGACTTGAGGCGGAGCAGGTAGAACAGTTTGTATCTGCAGTGCGCGGGCTGTCTTTAGAGACAGTGCTGTCGTACGGCGTACCCGCGAGCATCTATGATTCTCTCAAGGAAGTCATTGACACAGTGGCAAAGTTAGCCGATGGAAAGTACCAAGTTATCTTTTCGCCGACCTTAGTGCGGGGCATGGGCTACTACACGGGCATGGTTTTTGAAATTGCCACGGAAGGCCTGGGGCTAGCAGTGGCGGGCGGCGGACGCTATGATGCTATGATTGGCAAGTGGCTAGGTACGATGGTGCCTGCCGTTGGTTTCTCCATCGGTTTTGAGCGCATTATTCTGCTCTTGCAGGAGCGTGGCTTTGTACCGCCTAGTTCTTGCGCCCGCATCGCCTTGCTCTTTAGTCAGGAGCACGACAGTCTCTACAGTATTCTCGCGGCGGCGGAAGCGCTCCGCGAAGCGGGACACAAGGTCAGTACGCTGCCGGCTCGCCACAAGCTCGGTAAACAGCTAGCGCAACTAGAGGCGGAGGGTTACAGCGGCTACTACAGCTGTGTTAAGGGCGAGTTAATTTTGTTCCCCTAG
- a CDS encoding sodium:alanine symporter family protein, translating to MNYAEITATLQQIGRIVWGPPTWALLGLCGVYLSLKTGWFQVSRFKIYYGETAGKIFQKQQKIGQGDITPFQAFTTAAAATIGVGNLVGTTTAILFGGPGAVFWMWVVGFFGITTKFAEIVLAVHYREVNIKGMMIGGPMKYIEKGLGWKWLAVIFAIAGSLAAFGIGNLVQANNVAGALERAFDISRPVSGIALIVFVGLVIIGGIKRVGQVAEKAVPFMALMMIVGCTLVVIENIALVPDAFARIFAGAFTTQGAVGGFAGAAIASAIRYGLMRGIFSNEAGLGSAPIAHATAQTNHPVRQGFWGAIEVVLDTHIVCTFVALAVLTSGAWTQGQTAMVTFMYAFSSSFIGPVIGNAIAAIGILVFAYTTMLGWSVYGEKCLEYLVGSGSNLVYRLIYLPVLYVGALNIVPVWAVADILNAFMAIPNIIALIALTGTFSTIAGSYFKGEPYVPYAENPTYYKQK from the coding sequence ATGAACTACGCAGAAATTACTGCAACTCTGCAACAAATCGGCCGCATAGTTTGGGGCCCGCCCACTTGGGCACTGTTAGGGCTATGCGGGGTGTACCTATCACTCAAGACAGGCTGGTTCCAGGTCAGCAGGTTTAAGATCTACTATGGGGAAACTGCGGGGAAAATATTTCAGAAACAACAAAAAATAGGCCAAGGCGATATCACGCCTTTTCAGGCATTTACCACAGCCGCGGCGGCCACGATTGGCGTCGGCAACCTAGTGGGCACCACAACCGCTATTCTCTTCGGCGGGCCGGGCGCAGTTTTCTGGATGTGGGTGGTAGGTTTCTTTGGCATCACCACCAAGTTTGCTGAGATCGTGTTGGCTGTTCACTACCGTGAAGTCAATATTAAAGGCATGATGATCGGTGGACCGATGAAGTACATAGAAAAGGGCCTGGGCTGGAAGTGGCTTGCGGTGATCTTCGCCATAGCCGGTTCACTGGCGGCATTTGGTATAGGGAATCTGGTGCAGGCTAACAATGTCGCAGGAGCCCTAGAGAGGGCTTTTGACATTTCCCGTCCCGTGTCGGGCATTGCTCTGATAGTGTTTGTCGGTCTCGTCATTATTGGCGGCATTAAGCGTGTCGGTCAGGTTGCGGAGAAGGCCGTTCCCTTTATGGCCCTTATGATGATAGTAGGTTGCACATTGGTTGTAATTGAAAACATCGCCTTGGTCCCGGATGCTTTCGCCCGAATCTTCGCCGGAGCGTTTACTACTCAGGGCGCCGTTGGCGGCTTTGCGGGGGCCGCTATCGCCTCGGCAATACGGTACGGTCTTATGCGGGGCATCTTTTCAAACGAAGCGGGCCTCGGCTCCGCACCTATTGCCCACGCCACCGCACAGACCAATCATCCTGTTAGGCAAGGCTTCTGGGGGGCTATCGAGGTTGTGCTTGATACCCACATTGTCTGCACATTCGTAGCACTTGCAGTTCTCACCAGCGGAGCTTGGACACAGGGGCAGACCGCTATGGTTACGTTTATGTACGCCTTTTCGTCGTCCTTCATTGGTCCCGTGATAGGGAATGCCATCGCCGCCATCGGGATACTCGTTTTTGCCTATACCACCATGCTGGGTTGGTCGGTGTACGGTGAAAAGTGCCTCGAGTATCTTGTTGGGTCGGGATCCAATTTAGTATACCGTCTTATCTACCTGCCGGTGCTGTATGTGGGCGCACTCAACATTGTTCCGGTCTGGGCCGTTGCTGACATTCTCAATGCGTTTATGGCTATTCCCAACATCATCGCACTTATAGCGTTGACCGGCACCTTCTCTACGATTGCGGGGTCTTACTTCAAGGGCGAGCCCTACGTACCATATGCCGAAAACCCAACCTATTACAAACAGAAATAA
- a CDS encoding polysaccharide deacetylase family protein — protein MRVVAIMLVFLLLIGCSPREQALNPQPEPPVAQNPIPQTPQPEPEPVERPQDKPDVPEKTAEERLAELPAGLDTVPRGYWFGRNNTHAQPTPGLSKSLIEKYEVIVLGRPEKKYVYLTFDLGYEQGFTSRILDVLHENNVPAAFFVTGLTIRTRPDLVKRLVKDGHVVANHTVNHPSLPSLTLEEIKAELTLLDNMLADLTGQRTHFFRPPMGNYSEYTLAVTQALGYRTVFWSMAYKDWVIDEQPGAKYALEHVTANVHPGAVILLHAVSQSNTEALPAIIAELRALGYEFRSLQDFVDSSNP, from the coding sequence ATGCGCGTCGTCGCCATTATGCTTGTTTTTCTCCTCCTAATAGGCTGCAGCCCACGCGAGCAAGCGCTTAATCCGCAGCCTGAACCTCCTGTGGCACAGAACCCCATCCCGCAGACTCCCCAACCTGAGCCTGAGCCTGTGGAGCGCCCACAAGATAAGCCGGACGTCCCCGAAAAGACGGCGGAGGAACGCCTAGCTGAACTGCCCGCCGGCCTTGACACCGTTCCGCGCGGCTATTGGTTTGGGCGCAACAACACCCATGCTCAGCCTACACCCGGCTTGAGCAAGAGCTTAATTGAGAAGTACGAGGTCATTGTCCTTGGCCGCCCAGAGAAGAAATATGTCTATCTCACGTTCGACCTTGGTTATGAACAGGGATTTACGTCGAGGATTCTCGACGTCCTTCACGAGAATAACGTGCCCGCCGCGTTCTTCGTAACAGGACTGACAATACGCACGCGACCTGACTTAGTCAAGCGCCTTGTCAAAGACGGACATGTAGTGGCCAACCACACAGTCAATCACCCCTCACTGCCCTCCTTAACTCTCGAGGAAATAAAGGCAGAGCTCACTCTACTTGACAATATGCTGGCGGACTTGACAGGCCAGCGCACACACTTTTTTCGCCCCCCGATGGGGAACTACTCCGAATACACTCTGGCGGTGACACAGGCACTAGGCTATCGGACGGTGTTTTGGAGTATGGCCTACAAGGACTGGGTGATCGACGAACAACCCGGGGCGAAATACGCTCTAGAGCATGTAACAGCAAATGTCCATCCCGGTGCCGTTATTCTTCTGCACGCCGTCTCCCAGAGCAATACGGAAGCCCTGCCCGCAATCATTGCAGAACTTCGGGCTTTGGGGTACGAGTTTAGGTCACTGCAAGATTTTGTCGATAGCAGCAATCCGTAA
- a CDS encoding MFS transporter produces the protein MFSERGFLPVWLAGLFIIIAETALAVTITWNTWEASGSAISVGLVIAALSLPKLILETFIGESVDISNRRSLMIIGCLGTLFVSIALSVVSVTGFMHRGVLTVLVIWLLPVFSMLFHRAHSSLLPKLFPDATTLLQVSSILRTTSEGTAFLGGGVALLISIVGASWVMFCAIVFALFATLFAGLVPDCDADRKQVRVRWPSRKTQSASFSEILHNRFLVWFVAVVGLSNIPHKAINAMLIPLASSRFEMGAQGYGLMELALSLGVISSYLLSGAFFAKKCPYRLTILGLACSAVAVIFVPLTNNFTMVILLVAYGFSEGFFLPASCLLIRSTL, from the coding sequence TTGTTCTCGGAAAGAGGTTTCCTGCCTGTTTGGTTAGCGGGGTTATTCATTATCATTGCTGAGACTGCATTAGCTGTTACAATCACCTGGAACACTTGGGAAGCTAGCGGGTCTGCGATTAGTGTCGGGCTAGTGATAGCGGCACTTTCGCTGCCTAAACTCATTCTGGAGACCTTTATAGGTGAAAGTGTAGATATCTCAAACCGCAGAAGCCTAATGATAATTGGGTGCTTAGGTACTTTGTTTGTCTCTATAGCATTATCCGTGGTCAGTGTAACGGGCTTTATGCACAGGGGTGTGCTTACCGTTTTAGTCATTTGGCTCTTGCCAGTGTTTAGTATGCTATTTCACCGTGCGCATTCGTCGCTGCTACCAAAACTCTTCCCTGATGCAACCACACTGTTGCAGGTTAGCTCCATACTCAGAACCACAAGCGAAGGGACAGCATTCCTTGGGGGAGGGGTTGCTCTACTGATCTCGATCGTGGGCGCCTCTTGGGTTATGTTCTGCGCCATAGTGTTCGCACTATTCGCTACGTTATTTGCTGGCCTAGTGCCCGATTGTGATGCAGATAGGAAGCAAGTTAGGGTAAGGTGGCCGTCCCGAAAGACACAGTCTGCGTCATTTAGCGAGATACTTCACAACAGATTTCTTGTTTGGTTTGTCGCAGTAGTTGGACTATCCAATATTCCTCATAAAGCAATAAATGCTATGTTAATCCCATTGGCTTCATCCCGTTTTGAGATGGGGGCTCAAGGGTACGGTCTAATGGAACTAGCACTTAGCCTAGGTGTAATCAGTAGTTATCTTCTCTCAGGAGCATTTTTCGCTAAGAAGTGTCCATACCGCTTGACCATATTGGGTCTCGCATGTAGTGCAGTCGCTGTTATCTTTGTGCCATTGACGAATAATTTTACAATGGTCATTCTTCTCGTAGCGTATGGGTTCTCCGAAGGCTTCTTCTTGCCTGCTTCTTGCCTGCTTATACGAAGTACTCTCTGA
- a CDS encoding GNAT family N-acetyltransferase, with product MIRPFMDNDLPAIIEMVLQNRQMKPTEIGERVKSSTAWVFEDEDLLGCAALGEVSESQHGPEAWLWLYTAPTHRRQGIGEKLWQTVKGHLEDLNVVRLYTTYRTDAGANRQFFTKHGFTPWYSAHAMRYTGPPFTEVEIKLFPYTGQMFEDYVRLTNDGFRRLRSQCDIEPIDTYPAGSDQAETRKQLIDDSGNIFLLYEEGKAVGYTLLGSDFIDTIVIDQAYQGRGLGRQLTQLSVNLLRQRGVDTVYLSVVDINVNARRLYDSLGFERFETVEFARATLADLR from the coding sequence ATGATTCGCCCATTTATGGACAATGATCTGCCAGCAATTATAGAAATGGTGCTTCAGAACAGACAAATGAAACCCACGGAAATTGGGGAGCGCGTTAAAAGCAGTACTGCCTGGGTCTTTGAAGACGAAGACTTACTTGGCTGTGCCGCATTAGGGGAGGTAAGCGAGTCCCAACATGGCCCGGAAGCATGGCTCTGGCTATATACTGCGCCCACTCACAGGCGGCAGGGTATAGGGGAGAAGCTATGGCAGACGGTGAAAGGGCACCTCGAGGATCTTAATGTGGTAAGGCTTTACACAACTTATCGAACCGACGCCGGGGCCAACCGCCAGTTCTTCACCAAACACGGCTTCACGCCCTGGTACTCAGCTCATGCCATGCGCTATACCGGTCCGCCCTTTACAGAAGTAGAGATTAAGCTGTTTCCCTACACTGGTCAAATGTTTGAGGACTATGTGCGCCTCACCAACGATGGGTTCCGCCGGCTCAGAAGCCAGTGCGATATAGAGCCGATCGACACCTACCCTGCAGGCAGTGACCAGGCAGAAACTCGAAAACAGCTCATTGATGATAGTGGCAACATCTTCTTGCTATATGAAGAGGGCAAAGCTGTTGGCTACACTCTACTGGGCTCAGACTTCATAGATACCATTGTCATAGACCAAGCGTATCAAGGCCGCGGCCTTGGGCGGCAACTTACCCAGTTGTCGGTTAACCTGCTGCGACAAAGAGGTGTGGACACCGTCTATCTCAGCGTAGTAGATATCAACGTCAACGCTCGGAGGCTTTATGACTCACTCGGTTTTGAGCGCTTCGAAACCGTAGAATTCGCTCGGGCCACACTTGCAGACCTTCGCTAG